A stretch of DNA from Halobacillus litoralis:
CTATTTTAATTTGTTGACTCCTGCTGCGTGTGGACGACAAAGTTTTTATCGTCATCAAGATCGATTTTCACACTCTGCCCTTTAGCAATGTTCTCTTTTAAGAGTTCTTCAGAAAGCAGATCCTCAACATTCTTCTGAATAGAACGGCGCAATGGACGTGCTCCGTACTCTGGATCGAACCCTGATTCTGCAATGTGCTGAATAGCAGCATCAGACAAGACGAAGTCGATCTCTTGTTCTTTTAAACGTTTACGCAGTTCTTCGACCATCAAGGTTACGATATCTTTCATGTGTTTTCTCTCCAGGGAGTGGAACACGATTGTTTCATCAATACGGTTCAAGAATTCCGGACGGAAAGCTTTCTTCAACGCATCCGTAACTTTAGACTTCATGTCTTTGTAGTCCTGATCCGTATCACCCATGGAGAAGCCAACATATTTATTTTGCTTCAATTCTTGAGCTCCTACGTTGGAGGTCATGATCAGCACTGTGTTACGGAAGTCAACGACGCGCCCTTTAGAATCGGTCAGACGACCATCTTCAAGAACCTGGAGTAAAATGTTGAATACTTCCGGGTGCGCTTTTTCAATTTCATCAAGAAGGACGACAGAGTATGGCTTGTTGCGTACTTTCTCTGTTAATTGTCCGCCTTCATCATAACCGACGTAACCTGGAGGCGAACCGACAAGACGGGACGTGCTGTGTTTTTCCATGTACTCGGACATGTCGATCCGAATCATCGCATCTTCTTCTCCGAACATGCTTTCTGCTAACGCACGAGCAAGCTCTGTTTTACCGACACCTGTTGGTCCGAGGAAAATGAATGAACCGATTGGACGTTTCGGATCTTTAAGTCCGGCACGGGCGCGGCGGATCGCTTTGGAAATCGCTTTGACCGCTTCTTCCTGACCGATCACACGGTTGTGAAGCGTATCTTCAAGATGAAGAAGGCGTTCACTCTCATCTTTCGTCATCTTGGAAACAGGCACTCCCGTCCATGTGGATACGACAGAAGCAATGTCCTCGACTGTAACTTCGGAATCTTCATGGCCTTGTTTTTCTTTCCACTCATCTTTCGTTTGTTCCAACTCATCTCTCAAGCGCTGTTCACTGTCTCTTAAGGAAGCTGCTTTTTCAAATTCATGGCTCTGGACAGCGGCATCCTTCTCTTTTCGCACTTCCTCTAGCTTCTGCTCTAACTCTTTCAAGTTCGGTGGAGCTGTATAGGAGCGAAGACGAACTTTGGATGCAGCCTCATCGATCAGGTCAATCGCTTTATCCGGTAAGAAGCGGTCTGTGATGTAACGATCAGAAAAACGGACGGCAGATTCGATTGAATCGTCCGTGATCGTTACACGGTGGTGTGCTTCATAACGGTCACGAAGACCTTGCAGGATTTGGATGGATTCATCAAGATTCGGTTCATCCACTTGAATAGGCTGGAATCTGCGCTCAAGTGCCGCATCCTTTTCAATATATTTACGGTACTCATCAAGTGTCGTCGCACCGATACATTGCAATTCACCACGGGCAAGAGACGGTTTAAGAATATTGGATGCATCAATGGCACCCTCTGCGCCACCAGCACCGATCAACGTGTGAAGCTCGTCAATGAACAGGATGATGTTCCCCGCCTGACGAATCTCTTCCATCACTTTTTTCAAACGGTCTTCAAATTCACCGCGATACTTGGTACCCGCAACGACAGTACCCATATCAAGGGTCATCACTCGCTTATCGCGAAGGATTTCAGGGACTTCATTATTCATAATCTGCTGAGCCAGACCTTCGGCGATGGCTGTTTTACCAACACCAGGTTCACCGACAAGAACTGGGTTATTTTTTGTACGACGGCTCAATACTTGAATGACACGCTCAATTTCTTTACTCCGACCGATGACAGGGTCAATGTTGCCCTCTTTCGCAATCGCTGTAAGGTCTCGGGCAAGTGAATCGAGGGTCGGTGTATTCGCATTCGCCGCCTGAGCACCTGAGCCGCCTCCACGGCGATTTTGCCCCCCTGTGGACTCATTGTTTCCAAGGAGTTGTAAAACTTGTTGACGGGCTTTGTTCAAGCTGACACCCAAATTATTCAGTACACGGGCAGCCACGCCTTCTCCCTCACGGATCAATCCAAGAAGAATATGTTCTGTTCCCACATAAGAGTGTCCAAGTTTACGAGCTTCATCCATGGAAAGCTCAATGACTTTTTTCGCACGAGGCGTATAATGAATCGTTTGGGAAACTTTCTCTCCCTTACCGATTAGTTTCTCTACTTCTTGCTGAATTTTTGAAGACTCAAGCCCTAATGCAGTCAGAGCCTTAGCAGCAATACCTTCTCCTTCACTGACTAAGCCTAAAAGGATATGCTCTGTGCCAATGTTATTGTGACCTAATCGAACAGCTTCTTCCTGTGCCAGCGCCAATACTTTTTGTGCTCTTTCTGTAAATCGCCCAAACATCATGGACATTCCCTCCTAACATTATTCTTCATTTTCTAATTGAAGTCGTTCGCGAATTAAAGATGCTCTTCTTACATCCCTTTCATCAGGGGATAAAGTAGAATTAGCGTATTGTTGCAAGAATCCGGGCTGTGTAAGAACCATCAATTCATTTAAGATCGTACGCGGGATATGATCGATGAATCCTAAATCGATGCCCAATCTCAGATCAGAAAGGCATTTCGCGGCCTCCTTAGATTCTATGATTCGACTATTGGTCAAAACACCATAGGAACGAAAGATACGGTCTTCCAACTGAATACTCGAACGAGTCATCAATGCCTCTCTTGCTTTCCTCTCCTGTTCAATCAGCTGCTTTACCACACTGTGAAGATCTTCAACAATATCCTCTTCTGATTTACCAAGGGTAATCTGATTAGATATTTGATAAATATTCCCCAGAGCTTCACTGCCTTCCCCGTAAATGCCTCTTACAACAAGACCAAGCTGGTTAATGGCCGGCGTCATACGGTTGATTTGATTCGTCATGGACAGGGCGGGTAAATGCATCATGACAGAAGCTCTCATCCCCGTACCCACATTGGTCGGACAGGCGGTTAAATACCCCCGTTTCTCATCAAAAGCATAATCCACTTTTTCTTCGAGCCAATCATCCAATTGACTAGCTTGTTCCAATGCTTGATCCAACTGAAAGCTAGGGAAATATAACTGTATGCGAATGTGGTCCTCTTCATTAATCATGATTGATACTTGTTCATTTTGTGAAATGAGAGAAGCCGACTTATCCGCTTTTTCAGCCAAATGTGGACTGATCAAATGTTTTTCTACCAGTACTCTCTTTTCAATCGGCTGTAAATCTTTCATTTGGACCAGCTCAAAATCTTTATAATCTCTGAAAGACTTCTTTTGGAACTCTTCTTGGAAGAATTCCAATACTTTATTCAAAGTCTCTTCAGAAGCAATGATAGGAAAAGGATGCTGGGAAAAGTTACGAGCAAGTCGTATACGGCTGCTGAGTACAATATCGCTGTCCGGACCCTCTTGTTTCATCCATGGACTGATTGCTTCATTCATGAATTGCTGTAAAGACATTACTCATCACCATCCTCCCTATGATGCAGTTGACTTTCTAAAGATCTGATCTTATCTCTAACTTTCGCTGCCTCTTCGAATTCTTCCTGCTCAATTAATTGTCGAAGATTAGTTTTATATTCTTCCATCTCTTTTTTAAGGTGCAAGTTGCCACCTTCACGTTTCGGAATCTTACCATCATGTCTGGTGTTCCCACTGTGAACACGGCGCAGAATGGGATTCAGACGTTCATCGAACGTTTTATAGCAGTCCGCACAACCAAACTTCCCGATCCTTGCAAACTCTTCATAGCTGAGCCCGCAATTAGGACATTTAAGTTTCGGTTTTTGATTATATGAGTGAGCGCTCTGCCCTTTTAAAGGAGAAGGTCCTTCGGAATGGAATAGACCTGAAAGGAGATCATTCAAGGTGAAGTTCTCTTCCCCGTAATTCATGTACCCATTTTCTTTCGCACATTTTTCACATACATGGACTTCTGACTTTTGACCATTAATCACCTGCGTCAAATGGACGGTAGCAGGACGCTGATGACATTTCTGACACTCCATCTGAATCTCTCCCTTCTCACTCAACACTTATATTTAAGGGTGAATAGCATGGCTGTCATGATTCGCGCACGTACTTCATCACGAAGTGGTAAAGAAAAAGCAAGGACGTCGCGATCGATGACACTTGCCATCAGTTTACTTTCCCGATCAGTGATGATCTCATAATCTACCAACCGCTCAAGCACATCGATGGCTTTCGATTGGGAAACATGGGGATTGATGAGCTCCATCACCTCTTCAATCATTTCTGATCCTTTACGGTGTTGGATTCGGCTGATACGAATATATCCGCCTCCTCCTCTTTTACTTTCCACTATATAACCTTTTTCCACAGTAAAACGTGTCTTAATCACATAATTGATTTGAGAAGGTACACAATCAAATTTCTCGGCAAGTTCACTACGCTTGATCTCAATCGCCTGGTGCCGATTTTCATCTAAGATTCCCTTGAGATATTCTTCAATAACATCAGAGATATTCCGCATGCTCCCTCCCCCCTCTTTTGACTTTGACTATCTTTGACTTTAATTTTATTATACTCATTTTCTTTTGTCATGCAACTTGTTTGTTTAGGAGAATTACATCTTCTATGTTTCCCCTTTTCCCCATGAAATAAAACAAAAAAACTGCACAGAATCAACTGTGCAGCTCTTTAATACTGATGTCCGCATTCTTCTACACCATCCATCAAAGACAGACGCTCTAAAAGAAGGGATCGATTATACCTTTGTCCTTTATTCAGTTCAACGACAACTTTTTTCTGGGTCTGATCCAAAGCAACAATATCTATTTTCCTGATTTCCGGGTTCATTTGTTCAAAAACAGTTAATACTTTATGGACCGGGGCATCCTTAGCGATGGTCAATTGGTAAATATTTTTCCGATTCCCATTAAACTTTTCTTTTTCTATTTTATTAAGGAAGACCAAGCTCATAAGCACGAAAATCGTTGTGACCGTCGCCACATCATACATTCCTGCACCAACGACAAGACCAATCCCTGCTACCGTCCATATGGAAGCTGCTGTTGTTAATCCTCTGATCGTCATCCCATTGACGATAATTGTTCCTGCACCTAAAAACCCAATACCACTAATGACGTAGGATGGGATACGAGCTGGGTCGAAACGGACATGTTCATATTGATCAATGAACGTTTCAAAACCATACAAAGAAAGGAGCATCATCATACAAGCCCCGACGCCCACAAGGATATGGGTCCGGAAGCCGGCCGAATGATTTTTCACTTCCCTTTCAAACCCAATCAACCCTGAAAGAATAAGTGCAAAAAATAACCGGAATATAAATAAAAGTATGTCATCATGAAAAAAATATGACCAGTTCAATCTACCCCTCCTTTCTTTATGTCTATGTTTAAGGAAGTTGATATAGAAAAAAAACCAGAAGAATGATCTTCTGGTTTTTCAAATGACGTGGCAGCGTCCTACTCTCACGGGGGTAAACCCGACTACCATCGGCGCTGAAGAGCTTAACTGCTGTGTTCGGCATGGGAACAGGTGTGACCTCTTCGCCTTCACCACCACATCAATATAAAGTTTGAGGTGAACCCTCAAAACTGGATAAGGAAACATCTTGTTTGAAAAGCAATTGTCATTCACGAATGATTATAATCAGATAGATAAGTCATCGATCCATTAGTATCCGTCAGCTCCACGTGTCACCACGCTTCCACCTCGGACCTATCAACCTCATCGTCTCTGAGGGATCTTATTACCTTATAGGTAAGGGAAATCTCATCTCAAGGGGGGGCTTCATGCTTAGATGCTTTCAGCACTTATCCCGACCACACGTAGCTACCCAGCGATGCTCCTGGCGGAACAACTGGTACACCAGCGGTGTGTCCATCCCGGTCCTCTCGTACTAAGGACAGCTCCTTTCAAATTTCCAACGCCCACGACGGATAGGGACCGAACTGTCTCACGACGTTCTGAACCCAGCTCGCGTACCGCTTTAATGGGCGAACAGCCCAACCCTTGGGACCGACTACAGCCCCAGGATGCGATGAGCCGACATCGAGGTGCCAAACCTCCCCGTCGATGTGGACTCTTGGGGGAGATAAGCCTGTTATCCCCGGGGTAGCTTTTATCCGTTGAGCGACGGCCCTTCCATGCGGAACCGCCGGATCACTAAGCCCGACTTTC
This window harbors:
- the clpC gene encoding ATP-dependent protease ATP-binding subunit ClpC, translated to MMFGRFTERAQKVLALAQEEAVRLGHNNIGTEHILLGLVSEGEGIAAKALTALGLESSKIQQEVEKLIGKGEKVSQTIHYTPRAKKVIELSMDEARKLGHSYVGTEHILLGLIREGEGVAARVLNNLGVSLNKARQQVLQLLGNNESTGGQNRRGGGSGAQAANANTPTLDSLARDLTAIAKEGNIDPVIGRSKEIERVIQVLSRRTKNNPVLVGEPGVGKTAIAEGLAQQIMNNEVPEILRDKRVMTLDMGTVVAGTKYRGEFEDRLKKVMEEIRQAGNIILFIDELHTLIGAGGAEGAIDASNILKPSLARGELQCIGATTLDEYRKYIEKDAALERRFQPIQVDEPNLDESIQILQGLRDRYEAHHRVTITDDSIESAVRFSDRYITDRFLPDKAIDLIDEAASKVRLRSYTAPPNLKELEQKLEEVRKEKDAAVQSHEFEKAASLRDSEQRLRDELEQTKDEWKEKQGHEDSEVTVEDIASVVSTWTGVPVSKMTKDESERLLHLEDTLHNRVIGQEEAVKAISKAIRRARAGLKDPKRPIGSFIFLGPTGVGKTELARALAESMFGEEDAMIRIDMSEYMEKHSTSRLVGSPPGYVGYDEGGQLTEKVRNKPYSVVLLDEIEKAHPEVFNILLQVLEDGRLTDSKGRVVDFRNTVLIMTSNVGAQELKQNKYVGFSMGDTDQDYKDMKSKVTDALKKAFRPEFLNRIDETIVFHSLERKHMKDIVTLMVEELRKRLKEQEIDFVLSDAAIQHIAESGFDPEYGARPLRRSIQKNVEDLLSEELLKENIAKGQSVKIDLDDDKNFVVHTQQESTN
- a CDS encoding protein arginine kinase — its product is MSLQQFMNEAISPWMKQEGPDSDIVLSSRIRLARNFSQHPFPIIASEETLNKVLEFFQEEFQKKSFRDYKDFELVQMKDLQPIEKRVLVEKHLISPHLAEKADKSASLISQNEQVSIMINEEDHIRIQLYFPSFQLDQALEQASQLDDWLEEKVDYAFDEKRGYLTACPTNVGTGMRASVMMHLPALSMTNQINRMTPAINQLGLVVRGIYGEGSEALGNIYQISNQITLGKSEEDIVEDLHSVVKQLIEQERKAREALMTRSSIQLEDRIFRSYGVLTNSRIIESKEAAKCLSDLRLGIDLGFIDHIPRTILNELMVLTQPGFLQQYANSTLSPDERDVRRASLIRERLQLENEE
- a CDS encoding UvrB/UvrC motif-containing protein, which codes for MECQKCHQRPATVHLTQVINGQKSEVHVCEKCAKENGYMNYGEENFTLNDLLSGLFHSEGPSPLKGQSAHSYNQKPKLKCPNCGLSYEEFARIGKFGCADCYKTFDERLNPILRRVHSGNTRHDGKIPKREGGNLHLKKEMEEYKTNLRQLIEQEEFEEAAKVRDKIRSLESQLHHREDGDE
- a CDS encoding CtsR family transcriptional regulator, producing the protein MRNISDVIEEYLKGILDENRHQAIEIKRSELAEKFDCVPSQINYVIKTRFTVEKGYIVESKRGGGGYIRISRIQHRKGSEMIEEVMELINPHVSQSKAIDVLERLVDYEIITDRESKLMASVIDRDVLAFSLPLRDEVRARIMTAMLFTLKYKC
- a CDS encoding MgtC/SapB family protein yields the protein MNWSYFFHDDILLFIFRLFFALILSGLIGFEREVKNHSAGFRTHILVGVGACMMMLLSLYGFETFIDQYEHVRFDPARIPSYVISGIGFLGAGTIIVNGMTIRGLTTAASIWTVAGIGLVVGAGMYDVATVTTIFVLMSLVFLNKIEKEKFNGNRKNIYQLTIAKDAPVHKVLTVFEQMNPEIRKIDIVALDQTQKKVVVELNKGQRYNRSLLLERLSLMDGVEECGHQY